In Mangrovivirga cuniculi, the following proteins share a genomic window:
- a CDS encoding BlaI/MecI/CopY family transcriptional regulator — protein sequence MQELTKAQEDILKALWKIDDGAVSDILDQIPEPKPAYNTVATVVKVLEKKGYVDHKTYGKTNVYFPLISQDTYAKKLMKSTIGSFFNGSIKQMVSHFVKDKDINIHELESLKEMIEKEIKTQKK from the coding sequence ATGCAGGAGTTAACAAAAGCACAGGAAGATATACTCAAAGCGCTATGGAAAATCGATGATGGAGCTGTGAGTGATATATTGGACCAGATACCCGAACCTAAACCAGCATACAACACTGTTGCCACAGTTGTTAAAGTGTTAGAAAAAAAGGGATATGTCGACCATAAAACCTATGGAAAAACGAATGTTTATTTCCCTCTGATTTCTCAGGACACTTATGCAAAAAAGTTAATGAAGTCGACTATTGGTAGCTTCTTTAATGGATCAATAAAGCAAATGGTTTCTCATTTTGTGAAAGATAAAGATATAAATATCCACGAACTGGAATCACTTAAAGAAATGATTGAAAAGGAAATTAAAACTCAAAAGAAATAA
- a CDS encoding M56 family metallopeptidase: protein MSFIFYILISSVSLGIFFLIYKLVFNEKTPLKIHRMYLLIGLIISALIPLQPWTIDSINPVNNFAQNLSFLNSIDATTGSLDSTEEYAEINIIDILFWIYITILVILLSKSLISLGRILYLYLTSKKEENKGYTLIHTEKINTPFSFFKWVFIPCKGLKPEEKHSILIHEETHAINFHSIDVLLCRVTTAVFWFNPVIWFYKSELELIHEYEADQGVIKTGVDKLQYQISLINQISEEKLINVSSNFNQSLIKKRMIMMNKNVKIKNSNSLKALILIPITLLLVVGVACAKEDQVNSPLQLESELMENAVFYVDGKKVPTIGNIDKSKILSVDVSKENGEKKVSIYTKDTDKQQDPQKVLFIVDGEKKPKGYEPKELDPDQIESIKVIKTKEIIKEYTDEEYDGIILITTK from the coding sequence ATGTCATTTATATTTTATATTCTTATTTCTTCTGTAAGCCTCGGAATATTTTTCCTGATATATAAACTGGTCTTTAATGAAAAAACTCCATTAAAGATTCACAGGATGTATCTACTTATTGGGCTGATAATTTCCGCATTAATTCCACTACAACCCTGGACAATTGACTCGATAAATCCTGTAAATAATTTTGCACAAAACTTAAGTTTCTTGAATTCAATTGATGCCACAACCGGCTCATTGGATAGCACTGAGGAGTATGCAGAAATCAATATAATTGATATTTTATTCTGGATTTATATCACAATACTGGTAATTCTTCTATCAAAATCACTGATCAGTTTAGGAAGAATTCTTTACTTGTATCTAACATCTAAAAAAGAGGAGAACAAGGGCTATACATTAATCCATACGGAAAAAATCAACACTCCATTCTCCTTTTTTAAGTGGGTATTTATTCCCTGTAAGGGGCTAAAACCGGAAGAGAAACATAGTATTCTGATACATGAAGAAACACATGCTATAAATTTTCATTCAATTGATGTTTTACTATGTCGGGTTACCACAGCTGTTTTTTGGTTTAACCCTGTGATCTGGTTTTATAAAAGTGAACTTGAGCTAATTCATGAATACGAGGCTGATCAAGGAGTTATTAAAACAGGTGTAGATAAACTGCAATATCAAATCTCTCTTATAAATCAAATCTCAGAAGAAAAACTCATTAACGTGTCTTCTAATTTTAATCAATCACTAATCAAAAAAAGAATGATCATGATGAATAAAAATGTAAAAATCAAAAATTCAAATAGCTTAAAAGCTCTTATATTGATTCCTATTACCTTATTGTTAGTTGTTGGCGTTGCCTGTGCAAAGGAAGATCAGGTAAACTCTCCGTTACAACTTGAATCTGAGCTAATGGAAAATGCAGTATTTTATGTTGATGGTAAAAAAGTTCCAACTATCGGTAACATTGACAAATCAAAAATTTTATCGGTTGATGTAAGTAAAGAGAATGGAGAGAAAAAGGTATCAATTTATACAAAAGACACTGATAAACAACAAGATCCTCAAAAAGTATTATTCATAGTAGATGGAGAAAAAAAACCAAAAGGTTACGAACCTAAAGAACTTGATCCTGACCAAATTGAATCAATCAAAGTAATTAAAACAAAAGAAATAATTAAAGAATATACCGATGAGGAATACGATGGTATAATCTTAATTACGACTAAATAA